The stretch of DNA GCCCTCAAACCTCCTCTTTGCCATGAGCATCGTTTTAGCTCTTGGCGTTTGCCTCCATCTATCGTGGGAAATTTCGGTAGTGGAAGACGAGACTCGCGTCTTGGCCGAAGAGTCTGCAATTCTTCGAGCCCAGCTGGAAAAGCTTGAATCAAGAGTTGATCTGCTCAATAGTGCGCTGAGAAATCAATCAACTCCTTCACACCCTGATGATTCACCACAAAACGAAGTATAAGCCAGACAGGCTTGCCCCATGAGGGGAGAAAGAGACGTACCCACCATGCCTTTGGACATCTTCATTCCATACTGGGGAGACCCCAGTTACATGAAAGAAACTCTCAACAGTGTCTTAGCTCAAAGCAGTGACGACTGGTTATTGACAGTGGTGGATGACGCCTACCCTAACTTGGAAATCCAAGACTTCGTGACGAGCCTGGATGATCCTCGCATCAAGTACATTCGCAAGGAACAAAACGGTGGCATAACTGCGAACTACCGTACGTGTGTTTCCCTGGCCACCGAAGAGGTCATGGTCATCCTGGGTTGCGATGATGTTTTGCTGCCCAATTATGTTCAGACTATTTCCGCAGCCCATAAGCGCTTCCCGTCAGCAGCCATCATCCAACCGGGCGTCCAGGTCATCGATGAAAATAGCGCCGTGGTCAAAACCTTTGTTGATGTTATTAAGCAGAAGCTCGTGCGNCCCCATGGTAACGGCCCTCAGCTGATCTCCGGGGAATCCATTGCAGCTAACTTGATGCACGGTGACTGGCTGTACTGGCCTGCCCTGGCGTTTCGCACGGATCGTATGCAGGCCGTGGACTTCCGCGACGGCTTCCCCATCATTCAGGACCTGGCTCTGATCATGGACATGATCTATGCAGGGGACCAACTCCTGATTGAACCCACCGTGTGTTTCTCCTATCGCCGGCACTCAGAAAGCGCCTCTTCATCGAAACTGATTGACGGTTCACGCTTTGTTGGTGAACGGGACTACTTCACCGTCGCAGCTGCCCAGGCACGTGAACTTGGCTGGACCAAGGCTGAACGCGCCGCCAGACTACGTATCACCTCACGCGCCCATGCTCTGGCGCTGGTACCCAAGGCTCTTCTCTCAGGGGACGCCAAGGCAGCCAAAACCCTGACCCGTCATGTCTTCGGGTCTTAACCGAATCACACCGGCTTCATCATCCCTTCAAGAAAGTAACCCATCATGCAGAACTCNCCCGATTCACGGACGGAAACCGTCCTCGTCACTGGTGGCGCAGGATTCATTGGATGCGCCATCTCTGAATCCCTGCTCCAATCCTTCAANAGGGTTGTAGTGGTTGACAATCTGCACCCGCAGATTCATGAATCAGGNGAGCGTCCGGACGGCTTGGCTGAGGGCGTCGAATTGATAGTTGCAGATATTACTGACGCCTCAACGTGGGACCGCGTACTTCCAGCGGTCAAACCGGATGTAGTTATTCACTTGGCGGCTGAAACTGGTACCGGGCAGTCGCTTGAAGAGGCAACCCGCCACACCCTAGTCAACGTGGTGGGCACCTCTCAGCTCTTGGACGGATTCATCCGCAACAAAGCTTTGCCTCGCCGTATTGTGCTCTCATCCAGCCGCGCAGTCTACGGNGAGGGCGCATGGCGCGACGCTCAGGGAGTACTGTTCTACCCTGGCCAACGCACCAGCGATACTCTGGATAAATCAGTGTGGGATTTCTCTGATGCTGAGCCGACCGCCATGAACGCTGCAGAAGTNTTTCCTGCCCCTGTCAGCGTCTATGGAGCCACCAAACTGGCCCAGGAGAACATTCTGCAGGCTTGNGGGAAGTCCTACGGCGTGGAGACGGCTATCTTGCGGCTCCAGAACGTTTATGGGCCAGGGCAGTCTTTGATCAACCCGTACACGGGTATCATGAGTTTGTTCTGCCGCATTGCCATGGGCGGGCGCTCCATCCCGCTGTACGAGGATGGCCTGGTTCGACGCGACTTCATTCTGATCGATGATGTAGCCTCAGCGATAGTGGCCGGGGCAACCTCGCCTCAGACGCACCCCACGCCTTTGGACATTGGTTCCGGNGAGTTCCAGACCATTGGTACCGCTGCCGAGGCCATCGCTGTCCGCTATGGCGCTCCAGCACCCCATGTAACCGGCCAGTACCGTCANGGGGATGTCCGGCACGCATGGGCTGATATCAGTGCCGCCGGCAGCGTCCTGGGCTGGACCCCGCGTTATAACCTCCAGCAGGGAATAGAACGCCTCGCTGACTGGATTGATTCTCAGCCTGACGTCAAGCCTGCCTAATACATTAGGGATCAGAAGGCCCCGCACAGCACCTGTGCGGGGCCTTCTGATTGGAACGAGCTTAGTTCGTGGGCCAGTAAAGACTGGCAGAGACTAGGTACTGGCTACTGCGAGTACTTCATGTCCCATCCCGTGGCCGCTTGGAACTCTTNTTCAAAGATCGGCGTGAGAGATTTCATGTATGTCGCCGTCACATGGTTGTCGTCCTTATACACAATTACATTGCCAATGACCGCCGGACAAATGGTGTCATTGCAGAAGTAATCGCTAAAGTCCAAGAACGTTGTGCCGGGAAGACTCTGCGCAACTTCATCCGTAGGGCNTACCTCGTCATACAGGTCCACGCGCTTGGCTCCGCAGCCCAAAGAGTCAGTGGAAGTTTCTTCAAGACAGTCGGGTACATTTTCTAGAATGCNGGGTGTGTCCCTGACTGCAATCACCTTGATCCCGGCAGCGTTCAAGGTTTCCACGGTGCTCAGCCATGCTGGGTCAAGCTCCTCCGGAATTTCCCAAAGGACGTTAGTACGCGTGCTTGTGGTCACCACCACATCAGGCTTCATCGCCAACACCTTGGCCAGGGTGTCCTTATTGAAGGCAGCACAACTCTCAGAATTGCCAGCTGCGGTATCTTCTCCCAACGGACAGTATCCCTTGGTCAAGGACGTTAGATTCCAGTGGTTCTCTCTCGCCATCTCTAAGATCGGCGTATTCAATACATGCGCGTGGGAGCTTCCCAGCACCATGATGGATTTCGGACCGTCGGTAATTCCGTTATCGCACAGGTTCAGAAGTTCCGCTCCATCCGTGGTGCAGTTCCCGCCAGTGAACTGTGGCCAATCGTCAGCCATGGCAGTCTTTGTGGGCAGAATTCCCGCATCTGCATCTGCCTCATCGACGAAACCTGGCAGCAAGGATGCCGCACCAGGATTATTCCTTGCTGCCTGAGCCATTGCTTGGACATTCTCGGCGTGTACTTTGGCTTGCCACGTGCTCAGTGGAACTACCACGACCGCAACGCAGATAAGGATGACGGCAAGTGCCCTACGACGCTTTTCGCNTATCCATGGGTTCCGACGTAGAGGTGCGTCAATGAACGTCGTAGCCAGCCAGGCAGCCACAATGGACGCCACGATAATAATGAGCCCTGCCACCGGGCTGGCGGTTTGCTGCCCGGAAGCAACAAGGTAGATAACCAGTATTGGCCAGTGCAAGAGGTAAAGGGCATAGGAACTGTCACCAAGTTTCACAAGGGGCCNCCAGCTCAGGAATCGGTCAGCACCGATCTTGCTATCTGTGCAGCCGGCGATGATGACGCACGCTGCCGCAAGTGTTGGCCACAAGGCCATATAGCCGGGGAATTGCTGACCCACTTGCAAGATGATCCCGCAGGACAACATGGCCACGATGCCAAACCAGCCCAANNAAATGCGTGCAGGACGGACGAACTTCAAATAAGGCAAGAGCAAGGCAAGCAAAGAGCCCAGAGCAAACTCCCAGAGCCGGGTTCTGGTATCAAAGTATGCAAACGCCTGGTTATTTGCCGTAGTGATGATGGAGAACGTCAGCGACGCAGCAAAGACTGCCCCAAACATAATAGTCAACAACGTCCGGATCTTCAGCCGCACTTTAGGAGTAATCAAGGCAGCGACAGCAANAATCATCGGCCACAGGATGAATATCTGACCTTGGATGGACAGCGACCAGAAATGCTGCAACGGGCTGGCTACGCTGTGTTGTGCGGCGTAGTAATCGACAGACTCAGACGCCAAGAACCAGTTCTGATAGTAGAACAGCGAAGCCCACGTCTGATTAAAGATCCCGGCCCACCGTGACTCCGCGAGGAAATACCAGGTGGCACCGAGGGTGGCCACAAGAGTTATGGCTATGAGAGGCAAGAGTCTTTTGAACAAGTGGATCCAGTATTTGAAGAGCTCAAGCGCTCTACCGGACTCCAGTTTTCTGGTGAATTGACCGGTTAAGAGGAAGGAGGAGATGAGCAAGAAGATATCCACGCCACCGGAAATCCGACCAAACCAAACATGGTAGGCAACCACCATAAGTACAGCGAGAGCTCGCAAGCCCTGGACCTCTGGAAGATACTTCCGTCTTGGTCCCTGCAACCCTGAAGCCGGTTGAGTGGGCTTGGATTCCAGCTTCAATATGGTGCCTTGAGTCATAAATGGATGCCTTCAGATGGTGCCGTTGCCGCACCTGCGGCACTGATCCCCTCGATGACTATATCAATTCGTTACCAAGCGTTCATCTAAATGGATGTATCTCACATTCCAGGCGCAGCGTCCATTTGGTGTAACCTCCGCCAAGCCCTATGGCTTAGCCCATATCCGCCAGAATCTGTTTAAGGGCTTCCCTGTTCTCCGGATCGACCACAAACTGTGCTTTCGGATCCTGCGATCGAATGGCGATGACAACTTCACGCAGGTTCCCTTCACCTTCGCTGAGCGGGAACATGTTCAACGACAAGTTCCAGTTGTGCTCCGAGTAGTTCCCACGGAGTCCGTCAAACCACTGTTGCGCCAGAATGACATCTACCTCGCTCTGATTCGTCGTCAGATACATGAGCGGGCCTTCAAGGGCGGAGCTTTCTCTGACAGCTTGCAGAATTCTCTCTCCTGCCAAAGATCCGGTCTTCAGGGCAGCGTGTTGATTTTCAAGCTGAATTCCTGATTCCGCAGTAGGTGCCATCCCAATATTATTAAGGGGAAAATNGAAGCCGAACGACTGGGTGAGCACCAACGAAATCATGAGGCTTGCGCCAACAATTGCCTTGGTGCCAGGTCCCTGGTCTACACCTTCAAGGCTCTTCCTGCGCGTTAGATAAACACTTACTGCCAGTGCCAACCCCACAAGTACCAGGAGGGAAAGTGCGATGGATAATTTCTGCATGTAATAACTCAGGGTTCCGGTATTTACTAATTGCACCACGGCCATGGCCAGCGCTACGAATAGTCCTACCCAAACAGAGCTGATGCTCCACCCTATTCGACGGATGTCGTCTCTGGTCCGGGATTTTCGGTCCATCATAACGATGGTTGCCCCACCCAGAACACCGAGAAAAACGATTAACCGACCGAAATCCAGTGGAGGGAGCCCACCGGTCGCAANAAGAATCCCTTCCGCCTTGACTGTCAGCAACTGACTTGCTGCTGTTACGGCAGCGGCCATCACTAAAATCACGACGATGAGGGCAACAACGAGTTCTTTGACGTTCGTTTTCCACCGACCTTTGGGGTCGCGAACAACACAGCTAAGACGCTTGGCACNAATGAGAATTCCTAACAACACCCAATTTTGCATTACAGCACAAGTACAAGCACCAACTGCCACCAGAGGGATCGGCTCAAGTACGCGCGTCATCGACTGGCACAACACGATTGCAGCCACCACTAAAGCTGTGGTGAACANAAAGTTGGAAAAACCATGCATTGACGCCAGTGCACCGGAACCAAATATCCAGCCGCTCCCTACGAAAACTGCAACGGGCACCCCGACAGCCGGTGATTGGCGCAATGCCGGCAAAGCACAAACGGCGGCAACAACCAGGACAACGATTGCGACATTCATCACAGCATTAAAGTTCACGAAGTTTACAACGTCCGATTCCCATCCTCCGGCACTCTCGGGACGCGCCATTTCTGTGATCATGACCAAGGCACTGTGAAAACCCTGCGGGTAGTCCGAAAATGACCATCGGCTGCCATCTGGTGCCAACCCGGCAAGTGGCAGCACCGTTCCATGGGTCCGCTGCATATGAAAAATGTCAAAATGCGATGCGTTGTCCCAGGCCATGAGCAAGAGTGCCATGGCATCATCGACTCGTCGGACCATCANAACCCGGCCATGAGATAAAACACCACCCACCGCGGCAAGAATGGGCACAACGTCCATGGTGCGTATTTCAGGCAAAATCCGGCGTGGGCCACCACGAGTAGACCCGCACCNATACGGCGCAAAACACCACAACCCCGCTACAAGCGCAAGTAGGCCGCTCGATCGACTGTTGTGAGGCCAGTCAAGAGGTACCCACCACAACAGTGGGATGAAACCAAAACTACCGAGAGAGTCCANCAGAATCCGTCCGGACAGGTGCTTGGATACTGGAATAAGCGCGAGCAATACTCCAAATAACGCAAGTACCCAGAATCCATACAACAGACCTGTTGCGCGAAGCGTCATTATCAGAGCGAATGTTAGAAGTGACAGGATAGCCGCTGCAATA from Arthrobacter polaris encodes:
- a CDS encoding glycosyltransferase family 2 protein → MRGERDVPTMPLDIFIPYWGDPSYMKETLNSVLAQSSDDWLLTVVDDAYPNLEIQDFVTSLDDPRIKYIRKEQNGGITANYRTCVSLATEEVMVILGCDDVLLPNYVQTISAAHKRFPSAAIIQPGVQVIDENSAVVKTFVDVIKQKLVRPHGNGPQLISGESIAANLMHGDWLYWPALAFRTDRMQAVDFRDGFPIIQDLALIMDMIYAGDQLLIEPTVCFSYRRHSESASSSKLIDGSRFVGERDYFTVAAAQARELGWTKAERAARLRITSRAHALALVPKALLSGDAKAAKTLTRHVFGS
- a CDS encoding DUF2304 domain-containing protein, with protein sequence MSVIAAFILSLVVVLIVFDMLRXKKIREKYAALWLVVGLSMLVLAAFPRLLEFVAHALNVQVPSNLLFAMSIVLALGVCLHLSWEISVVEDETRVLAEESAILRAQLEKLESRVDLLNSALRNQSTPSHPDDSPQNEV
- a CDS encoding acyltransferase family protein; protein product: MTQGTILKLESKPTQPASGLQGPRRKYLPEVQGLRALAVLMVVAYHVWFGRISGGVDIFLLISSFLLTGQFTRKLESGRALELFKYWIHLFKRLLPLIAITLVATLGATWYFLAESRWAGIFNQTWASLFYYQNWFLASESVDYYAAQHSVASPLQHFWSLSIQGQIFILWPMIXAVAALITPKVRLKIRTLLTIMFGAVFAASLTFSIITTANNQAFAYFDTRTRLWEFALGSLLALLLPYLKFVRPARIXLGWFGIVAMLSCGIILQVGQQFPGYMALWPTLAAACVIIAGCTDSKIGADRFLSWXPLVKLGDSSYALYLLHWPILVIYLVASGQQTASPVAGLIIIVASIVAAWLATTFIDAPLRRNPWIXEKRRRALAVILICVAVVVVPLSTWQAKVHAENVQAMAQAARNNPGAASLLPGFVDEADADAGILPTKTAMADDWPQFTGGNCTTDGAELLNLCDNGITDGPKSIMVLGSSHAHVLNTPILEMARENHWNLTSLTKGYCPLGEDTAAGNSESCAAFNKDTLAKVLAMKPDVVVTTSTRTNVLWEIPEELDPAWLSTVETLNAAGIKVIAVRDTPXILENVPDCLEETSTDSLGCGAKRVDLYDEVXPTDEVAQSLPGTTFLDFSDYFCNDTICPAVIGNVIVYKDDNHVTATYMKSLTPIFEXEFQAATGWDMKYSQ
- a CDS encoding NAD(P)-dependent oxidoreductase, giving the protein MQNSPDSRTETVLVTGGAGFIGCAISESLLQSFXRVVVVDNLHPQIHESGERPDGLAEGVELIVADITDASTWDRVLPAVKPDVVIHLAAETGTGQSLEEATRHTLVNVVGTSQLLDGFIRNKALPRRIVLSSSRAVYGEGAWRDAQGVLFYPGQRTSDTLDKSVWDFSDAEPTAMNAAEVFPAPVSVYGATKLAQENILQAXGKSYGVETAILRLQNVYGPGQSLINPYTGIMSLFCRIAMGGRSIPLYEDGLVRRDFILIDDVASAIVAGATSPQTHPTPLDIGSGEFQTIGTAAEAIAVRYGAPAPHVTGQYRXGDVRHAWADISAAGSVLGWTPRYNLQQGIERLADWIDSQPDVKPA